In Halorubrum sp. PV6, a single window of DNA contains:
- a CDS encoding DUF6276 family protein → MSCPQCDAAVVAFAVPVAIRDHAPAAEAAICTRCLRTFAAASADAVAATEAEPALSDVDPAFPTGEGGVALALVCGHLESLALNRASIEALVEHAERSGADAFAFFDRLDAPDAAFDLERRRSALLDMV, encoded by the coding sequence ATGTCCTGTCCTCAGTGTGACGCCGCCGTCGTCGCGTTCGCGGTCCCGGTCGCGATTCGCGACCACGCTCCCGCGGCCGAGGCGGCGATCTGCACCCGCTGTCTGCGAACCTTCGCGGCCGCCAGCGCCGACGCGGTCGCAGCGACCGAGGCCGAGCCGGCTCTCTCCGACGTCGACCCCGCGTTTCCGACGGGCGAGGGGGGCGTCGCCTTGGCGCTCGTCTGCGGGCACCTCGAATCGCTCGCGCTCAACCGCGCGTCGATCGAGGCGCTCGTCGAACACGCGGAGCGCTCCGGCGCGGACGCGTTCGCCTTCTTCGACCGGCTCGACGCCCCCGACGCCGCGTTCGACCTCGAACGGCGGCGATCCGCGTTGCTCGACATGGTGTAG
- a CDS encoding V-type ATP synthase subunit B, translated as MKEYQTITEISGPLVYAEVDEAIGYDEIVEIETAQGETLRGQVLESSEGVVAIQVFEGTSGIDQNASVRFLGETMKMPVTEDLLGRVLDGSGRPIDDGPEIVPEERQDIVGAAINPYSREYPEEFIETGVSAIDGMNTLVRGQKLPIFSSSGQPHSELAMQIARQASVPEEEEGDDDEEGSEFAVIFGAMGITQEEANEFMEDFERTGALERSVVFMNLADDPAVERTVTPRMVLTTAEYLAFEKDYHVLVILTDMTNYCEALREIGAAREEVPGRRGYPGYMYTDLAQLYERAGRIQGREGSVTQIPILTMPGDDDTHPIPDLTGYITEGQIYVDPDLNSQGLQPPINVLPSLSRLMDDGIGEGLTREDHADVKDQMFAAYAEGEDLRDLVNIVGREALSELDNKYLDFADDFESEFVDQGFDQNRTIEETLEIGWDLLSMLPKDALNRIDEEFIEEYYREDDSEREVVEAAD; from the coding sequence ATGAAAGAGTATCAGACAATCACCGAGATCAGCGGCCCCCTCGTGTACGCCGAGGTCGACGAGGCGATCGGTTACGACGAGATCGTCGAGATCGAGACGGCACAGGGCGAGACGCTGCGCGGACAGGTGCTCGAATCCTCGGAAGGCGTCGTCGCCATCCAGGTGTTCGAGGGCACCTCCGGTATCGACCAGAACGCGTCCGTTCGCTTCTTAGGCGAGACGATGAAGATGCCCGTCACCGAGGACCTGCTCGGACGGGTTCTCGACGGCTCCGGCCGCCCGATCGACGACGGCCCCGAGATCGTTCCCGAGGAGCGTCAGGACATCGTCGGCGCGGCGATCAACCCGTACTCCCGCGAGTACCCCGAGGAGTTCATCGAGACGGGCGTCTCCGCCATCGACGGGATGAACACCCTAGTGCGCGGACAGAAACTCCCGATCTTCTCCAGTTCCGGCCAGCCGCACAGCGAACTGGCGATGCAGATCGCCCGACAGGCGAGCGTGCCGGAAGAAGAAGAGGGCGACGACGACGAGGAGGGCTCGGAGTTCGCCGTCATCTTCGGCGCGATGGGGATCACCCAGGAGGAGGCCAACGAGTTCATGGAGGACTTCGAGCGCACCGGTGCGCTGGAACGCTCCGTCGTCTTCATGAACCTCGCGGACGACCCCGCCGTCGAGCGGACGGTCACCCCGCGGATGGTGCTCACCACCGCCGAGTACCTCGCCTTCGAGAAGGATTACCACGTCCTCGTCATCCTGACGGACATGACCAACTACTGCGAGGCGCTCCGTGAGATCGGGGCGGCCCGCGAGGAGGTCCCCGGTCGACGTGGCTACCCCGGATACATGTACACCGACCTGGCGCAGCTGTACGAGCGCGCCGGGCGGATCCAGGGCCGTGAGGGCTCGGTAACCCAGATCCCGATCCTCACGATGCCGGGCGACGACGACACCCACCCGATTCCTGACCTGACCGGCTACATCACGGAAGGGCAGATCTACGTCGACCCCGACCTCAACAGTCAGGGCCTGCAGCCGCCGATCAACGTGCTCCCCAGCCTGTCGCGGCTGATGGACGACGGGATCGGCGAAGGGCTCACCCGCGAGGACCACGCCGACGTGAAAGACCAGATGTTCGCGGCGTACGCGGAGGGCGAGGACCTGCGCGACCTCGTGAACATCGTCGGTCGCGAGGCGCTCTCGGAGCTCGACAACAAGTACCTCGACTTCGCCGACGACTTCGAGTCGGAGTTCGTCGACCAGGGCTTCGACCAGAATCGGACCATCGAGGAGACGCTGGAGATCGGCTGGGACCTGCTCTCGATGCTCCCGAAGGACGCCCTCAACCGGATCGACGAGGAGTTCATCGAGGAGTACTACCGCGAGGACGACTCCGAGCGCGAAGTCGTCGAAGCCGCCGACTAA
- a CDS encoding V-type ATP synthase subunit I produces the protein MLRPERMSKVSVTGSKRVIDDVIEATYEHHSLHVTDYDERYEGFEPGESLDGAETVNEKLVTVRSLESILGVEGGEADAARHLDDEALEAELADVRERVNDLNDRRDDLKSDIRDREEEIDRMEPFADLGIELDLLGGYDSLEVVVGEAKPDAVEATLADADGIDSFEVFAGSDVVAIFARPADGADDGVLQDSLVGVDIALLEVPSATASPSEYVAELERERDALQNDLDDVTAELDAVKEEAAGFLLRAEEQLTIEAEKKQAPLSFATTENAFIAEGWVPTSTFGDLKTAITEAVGDHAEVEELERASFTPDGDHHTEAVADGGAGPKAATDGGHAAQGDDDPPVVQDNAGAAGPFELLVQGFGRPKYSEFDPTLLVFLTFPLMFGFMIGDVGYGVLYAAIGVFLYSRYEGTFRELGAVAMWAGGFTILFGIYFGIDVFGYHAYQLLPGDIHWPVDGKGLSPADIDWALSFLVVSVLFGLAHLNVGHVLSFVSNYQQHDLKHALYEGGSWLLILNGAWIWIFSQHVPGPKPDFLFESFSILTFGAVSFGGFPVAVGYAAIVAILLGIVLLAIGEPPELAEVLSPVVNVISYARIMAVLLAKGGMALAVNLLAFGAYIDEGGEGSFHFIFTNNYLVNEVQAEASKELVFAGMTTAFTPEAGAVGILALVAGIVVAVVGHIVVLLLGVTSAGIQAVRLEYVEFFGNFYEGGGDSYLPFGYDRQYTTNDD, from the coding sequence ATGCTCAGGCCTGAGCGGATGAGCAAGGTGTCGGTGACGGGCTCGAAGCGCGTCATCGACGACGTGATCGAAGCAACGTACGAACACCACTCCCTGCACGTCACCGACTACGACGAGCGCTACGAGGGGTTCGAGCCCGGCGAGTCGCTCGACGGCGCGGAGACGGTCAACGAGAAGCTCGTCACCGTCCGCTCGCTGGAGAGCATCCTCGGCGTCGAGGGCGGCGAGGCCGACGCGGCCCGCCACCTCGACGACGAGGCGCTCGAAGCGGAACTCGCGGACGTGCGCGAACGGGTCAACGACCTCAACGACCGGCGCGACGACCTGAAAAGCGACATCCGCGACCGCGAAGAGGAGATCGACCGGATGGAGCCGTTCGCGGATCTGGGCATCGAACTCGACCTGCTCGGCGGCTACGACTCGCTCGAAGTCGTCGTCGGGGAGGCGAAGCCGGACGCCGTCGAGGCGACGCTCGCGGACGCCGACGGCATCGACTCGTTCGAGGTGTTCGCCGGCAGCGACGTCGTCGCCATCTTCGCGCGACCCGCAGACGGCGCCGACGACGGGGTCTTACAGGACTCGCTCGTCGGCGTCGACATCGCGCTGCTGGAGGTCCCGTCGGCGACGGCCAGCCCGAGCGAGTACGTCGCGGAACTGGAACGCGAACGCGACGCGCTCCAGAACGACCTCGACGACGTGACCGCCGAGCTCGACGCGGTCAAAGAGGAGGCGGCCGGCTTCCTCCTGCGCGCCGAGGAACAGCTCACTATCGAGGCCGAAAAGAAGCAGGCGCCCCTCTCGTTTGCGACCACAGAGAACGCCTTCATCGCCGAAGGCTGGGTTCCGACGTCGACGTTCGGCGACCTCAAGACGGCCATCACCGAGGCGGTCGGTGACCACGCCGAGGTCGAAGAGCTCGAGCGCGCGTCGTTCACGCCCGACGGCGACCACCACACCGAGGCGGTCGCGGACGGCGGAGCGGGCCCCAAGGCCGCCACCGACGGCGGCCACGCGGCACAGGGCGACGACGACCCGCCGGTCGTCCAGGACAACGCGGGCGCGGCGGGCCCGTTCGAACTGCTCGTACAGGGGTTCGGCCGACCGAAGTACTCGGAGTTCGACCCGACGCTTCTGGTCTTCCTCACGTTCCCGCTCATGTTCGGCTTCATGATCGGCGACGTGGGGTACGGCGTGCTGTACGCCGCCATCGGCGTGTTCCTGTACAGCCGATACGAGGGGACGTTCCGCGAACTTGGCGCCGTCGCGATGTGGGCGGGCGGCTTCACGATCCTCTTTGGGATATACTTCGGGATCGACGTGTTCGGCTACCACGCCTACCAGCTGCTGCCCGGTGACATCCACTGGCCCGTCGACGGGAAGGGGCTGTCCCCGGCCGACATCGACTGGGCGCTGTCGTTCCTCGTCGTGAGCGTGCTGTTCGGGCTCGCACACCTGAACGTGGGACACGTCCTCTCGTTCGTGAGCAACTACCAGCAGCACGACCTGAAACACGCGCTGTACGAGGGCGGCTCGTGGCTGCTGATCCTCAACGGCGCGTGGATCTGGATCTTCAGCCAGCACGTCCCCGGTCCGAAGCCGGACTTCCTGTTTGAGTCGTTCTCGATTCTGACCTTCGGAGCGGTGTCGTTCGGCGGCTTCCCGGTCGCGGTCGGGTACGCCGCCATCGTAGCGATCCTCTTGGGCATCGTCCTGCTCGCCATCGGTGAGCCGCCGGAGCTCGCCGAGGTGCTCTCGCCGGTCGTCAACGTCATCTCGTACGCTCGGATCATGGCCGTGCTGCTCGCGAAGGGCGGGATGGCGCTCGCCGTGAACCTGCTCGCGTTCGGCGCCTACATCGACGAGGGCGGCGAAGGGAGCTTCCACTTCATCTTCACGAACAACTACCTCGTCAACGAGGTGCAAGCGGAGGCCAGCAAGGAGCTGGTGTTCGCCGGCATGACGACCGCCTTCACCCCGGAAGCCGGTGCGGTCGGCATCCTCGCGCTCGTCGCGGGTATCGTCGTCGCGGTCGTCGGGCACATCGTCGTCCTGCTGCTCGGCGTCACGTCCGCCGGCATTCAGGCGGTGCGTCTCGAGTACGTGGAGTTCTTCGGGAACTTCTACGAGGGCGGCGGCGACAGCTACCTGCCGTTCGGCTACGACCGCCAGTACACCACGAACGACGACTGA
- a CDS encoding V-type ATP synthase subunit F, whose amino-acid sequence MSQEIAVVGSPDFTTGFRLAGVRKFEDVPDDEKDERLDDAVERTLDDEETGIIVMHTDDLDHLSRGTREAVEGSIEPVLVTLGGSGAGSGGLRDQIKRAIGIDLMEEDD is encoded by the coding sequence ATGAGCCAGGAGATCGCCGTCGTCGGGAGCCCCGACTTTACGACTGGGTTCCGGCTCGCCGGCGTGCGGAAGTTCGAGGACGTACCGGACGACGAGAAAGACGAGCGGCTCGACGACGCCGTCGAACGAACCCTCGACGACGAGGAGACGGGCATCATCGTGATGCACACCGACGACCTCGACCACCTCTCGCGGGGGACCCGCGAGGCGGTGGAGGGGAGCATCGAGCCCGTGCTCGTGACGCTCGGCGGGTCCGGCGCCGGCAGCGGCGGGCTGCGCGACCAGATCAAACGAGCCATCGGGATCGACTTGATGGAGGAGGACGACTAA
- a CDS encoding V-type ATP synthase subunit E: MSLDTVVEDVRDEARARAEEIREAAESEADEIVADAEADAERIREERLAEVDRQIDQEREQTLSSAKLEAKQERLGARRDVLEDVHDDVEAAIEGLDGDDRRELTETLLDATLAEFDDDDVAIYTRAEDVELVEELVADRDATVDGEVECLGGIVAESDTSRVRVNNTFDSILDSVWDDELKNISERLFDQ; the protein is encoded by the coding sequence ATGAGTTTGGACACTGTCGTTGAGGACGTTCGAGACGAAGCCCGCGCGCGTGCAGAGGAGATCCGCGAGGCCGCCGAGTCCGAGGCCGACGAGATCGTCGCCGACGCGGAGGCCGACGCCGAGCGCATCCGTGAGGAGCGGCTCGCCGAGGTCGACCGTCAGATCGACCAAGAGCGCGAGCAGACGCTCTCTTCGGCCAAGCTCGAGGCCAAACAAGAGCGACTCGGCGCCCGCCGTGACGTCTTAGAAGACGTCCACGACGACGTTGAGGCCGCCATCGAGGGGCTCGACGGCGACGACCGCCGCGAGCTCACCGAAACGCTACTCGACGCGACCCTCGCGGAGTTCGACGACGATGACGTCGCCATCTACACCCGCGCCGAAGATGTCGAACTCGTCGAGGAGCTCGTCGCGGACCGTGACGCCACGGTCGACGGCGAAGTCGAGTGCCTCGGCGGGATCGTCGCGGAGAGCGACACCTCTCGCGTTCGCGTGAACAACACGTTCGACTCGATCCTGGACTCCGTCTGGGACGACGAGTTGAAGAACATCTCGGAGCGACTGTTCGACCAATGA
- a CDS encoding ATP synthase subunit A, protein MSKAESTETTTEHGVIQSVSGPVVSARDLDARMNDVVYVGDEGLMGEVIEIEGDITTVQVYEETSGVSPGEPVENTGEPLSVDLGPGMLDAIYDGVQRPLDVLEGKMGSPYLDRGVDAPGIDLDKEWEFEPTVEVGDEVGRGDVVGVVEETVTIDHKVMVPPDALDEGETTEVTAIESGSFDVTETVAELANGTDVSMHQEWPVREARPSANKKTPRTPLVSGQRILDGLFPIAKGGTAAIPGPFGSGKTVTQHQLAKYADADIIVYVGCGERGNEMTEVIEDFPELEDPANGNPLMARTSLIANTSNMPVAARESCIYTGITIAEYYRDMGYDVALMADSTSRWAEAMREISSRLEEMPGEEGYPAYLAARLAQFYERAGYFENVNGTEGSVSAIGAVSPPGGDFSEPVTQNTLRIVKTFWALDADLAERRHFPSINWNESYSLYKDQLDPWFENEVADDWAEKRQWAVDVLDEETELQEIVQLVGKDALPDDQQLTLEVARYLREAYLQQNAFHPVDTFCPPEKTYLMLTTIETFNDEAFDALEAGVPVEEIVDTEAAPGINRIGVQEDYEEYVEELKAEITEELRSMY, encoded by the coding sequence ATGAGTAAAGCAGAATCCACGGAGACCACCACGGAACACGGTGTAATCCAAAGCGTGAGCGGTCCGGTCGTGAGCGCCCGCGACCTCGACGCCCGCATGAACGACGTCGTCTACGTTGGCGACGAAGGCCTCATGGGGGAAGTGATCGAGATCGAAGGCGACATCACGACGGTTCAGGTGTACGAGGAGACCTCCGGGGTCAGCCCCGGCGAACCCGTCGAGAACACGGGCGAGCCGCTGTCGGTGGACCTTGGTCCGGGAATGCTGGACGCCATCTACGATGGTGTCCAGCGTCCCCTGGACGTACTGGAGGGCAAGATGGGCAGTCCGTACCTCGATCGCGGGGTCGACGCGCCCGGCATCGACCTCGACAAGGAGTGGGAGTTCGAACCCACCGTCGAGGTCGGCGACGAGGTCGGCCGCGGTGACGTGGTCGGCGTCGTCGAGGAGACGGTCACCATCGACCACAAGGTGATGGTGCCGCCGGACGCGCTCGACGAGGGCGAGACCACCGAGGTCACCGCCATCGAGTCTGGCTCGTTCGACGTCACCGAGACGGTGGCCGAGCTCGCGAACGGCACGGACGTCTCGATGCACCAGGAGTGGCCCGTCCGCGAGGCGCGCCCCTCCGCGAACAAGAAGACGCCCCGGACGCCGCTCGTGTCCGGCCAGCGTATCCTCGACGGCCTGTTCCCCATCGCGAAGGGCGGGACGGCCGCGATTCCGGGGCCGTTCGGCTCCGGGAAGACGGTCACCCAGCACCAGCTCGCGAAGTACGCCGACGCGGACATCATCGTCTACGTCGGCTGCGGCGAGCGCGGCAACGAGATGACCGAGGTCATCGAGGACTTCCCCGAGCTTGAGGACCCGGCCAACGGCAACCCGCTGATGGCCCGCACCTCGCTCATCGCGAACACCTCGAACATGCCCGTCGCGGCGCGTGAGTCCTGTATCTACACGGGCATCACGATCGCCGAGTACTACCGCGACATGGGGTACGACGTGGCGCTGATGGCCGACTCCACCTCGCGGTGGGCGGAGGCCATGCGCGAGATTTCCTCCCGACTGGAGGAGATGCCCGGTGAGGAGGGGTACCCCGCGTACCTCGCCGCCCGGCTCGCGCAGTTCTACGAGCGCGCCGGCTACTTCGAGAACGTCAACGGGACGGAGGGCTCCGTCTCGGCTATCGGCGCGGTGTCGCCGCCCGGCGGCGACTTCTCGGAGCCGGTCACGCAGAACACGCTGCGCATCGTGAAGACGTTCTGGGCGCTCGACGCGGACCTGGCGGAACGACGCCACTTCCCGTCGATCAACTGGAACGAGTCGTACTCGCTGTACAAAGACCAGCTCGACCCGTGGTTCGAGAACGAGGTCGCCGACGACTGGGCCGAGAAGCGCCAGTGGGCGGTCGACGTGCTCGACGAGGAGACCGAGCTACAGGAGATCGTTCAGCTCGTCGGGAAGGACGCCCTTCCGGACGACCAGCAGCTCACGCTGGAGGTCGCCCGCTACCTGCGGGAGGCGTACCTCCAGCAGAACGCGTTCCACCCGGTGGACACGTTCTGTCCCCCGGAGAAGACGTACCTCATGCTGACGACGATCGAGACGTTCAACGATGAGGCGTTCGACGCCCTCGAAGCCGGCGTCCCCGTCGAAGAGATCGTCGATACCGAGGCCGCCCCCGGCATCAACCGGATCGGCGTCCAAGAGGACTACGAGGAGTACGTCGAGGAGCTCAAAGCGGAGATCACCGAGGAACTCCGGAGCATGTACTAA
- a CDS encoding PLD nuclease N-terminal domain-containing protein, with translation MQPFVAVILVGVPLLWLAGFAAYAYVDAPNHDMDPRKWALISFFVPLFGFFAYVFERGERDYDPSEDPYAQGSDARTAGLAVHERRRGEKGLGPAGTEAESEEETEEDEWNDPDGIDIDD, from the coding sequence CGTTCGTCGCCGTCATCCTCGTCGGCGTCCCGCTCCTCTGGCTCGCCGGCTTCGCGGCCTACGCGTACGTCGACGCACCGAACCACGACATGGACCCCCGCAAGTGGGCGCTCATCTCGTTTTTCGTCCCGCTCTTCGGCTTCTTCGCGTACGTGTTCGAGCGCGGCGAGCGCGACTACGACCCGTCTGAAGACCCGTACGCACAGGGGAGCGACGCGCGGACGGCCGGCCTCGCCGTCCACGAGCGACGCCGGGGCGAGAAGGGACTCGGTCCGGCCGGGACGGAGGCGGAGAGCGAGGAGGAAACCGAGGAAGACGAGTGGAACGATCCGGACGGGATCGACATCGACGACTGA
- a CDS encoding V-type ATP synthase subunit D has product MAKDVKPTRKNLMAIEDRIDLSERGHDTLEQKRDGLIMEFMDILDQAQDVRSDVSETYDTAQRKIDMARAMEGDVAVRGAAAALKEHPEITTQSKNIMGVVVPQIESSKVRKSIDERGYGLLGSSARIDEAADAYEDLLEKIILAAEVETAMKKMLTEIETTKRRVNALEFTLLPRLYENQEYIEQKLEEQEREEIFRLKKIKAKKEAEEKAEEEAAAESEAAAVEDPEPAD; this is encoded by the coding sequence ATGGCCAAGGACGTCAAACCGACGCGGAAGAACCTGATGGCGATCGAAGACCGCATCGATCTCTCCGAGCGCGGTCACGACACCCTCGAACAGAAGCGTGACGGCCTCATCATGGAGTTCATGGACATCCTCGATCAGGCGCAGGACGTCCGGTCCGACGTGTCCGAGACCTACGACACGGCCCAGCGCAAGATCGACATGGCCCGAGCGATGGAGGGCGACGTCGCCGTCCGCGGCGCGGCCGCAGCGCTGAAAGAACACCCGGAGATCACCACGCAGTCGAAGAACATTATGGGCGTGGTCGTTCCCCAGATCGAGTCGTCGAAGGTACGAAAGAGCATCGACGAGCGCGGCTACGGGCTGCTCGGCTCCTCCGCCCGGATCGACGAGGCGGCCGACGCCTACGAGGACCTGCTGGAGAAGATCATCCTCGCGGCCGAGGTCGAGACGGCCATGAAGAAGATGCTCACCGAGATCGAAACGACGAAGCGACGCGTGAACGCGCTGGAGTTCACGCTCCTCCCGCGGCTCTACGAGAACCAGGAGTACATCGAGCAGAAGCTCGAAGAGCAGGAGCGCGAAGAGATCTTCCGCCTGAAAAAGATCAAGGCGAAGAAGGAAGCCGAAGAGAAGGCCGAAGAGGAAGCGGCCGCCGAGTCCGAGGCCGCGGCGGTCGAAGACCCCGAACCCGCCGACTGA
- a CDS encoding V-type ATP synthase subunit C: protein MSAAGSSNPEYVVARVRARRGSLYGDEEYRKLTRMGPAEIARFMEESSYGADINALGSRHDGVDLIEYALNRNLADQFDDILDWSDGSLYGLIARYLRKFDAWNVKTVIRGAYTNADQAAIEVDLIRAGEFDDRRIRRLLEADSIDAIVEVLEDTIYGDPLEAAYAEYEETNVLVPLENAVDRAFYERLLSGLGGNEPTRQYEAFLKAEVDFRNAANALRLARSGADIDPAEYFIEGGDLFTRGTLARLARNLDDLVEYIGDSQYADELGPALRELEEADSLIAFEHATDAALLAYGDQLGTIHPVSITPIISYILAKEREVENIRAIARGKEAGLPVDQIESELVIT, encoded by the coding sequence ATGAGCGCCGCCGGGAGCTCGAACCCAGAGTACGTGGTCGCGCGGGTTCGTGCCCGCCGTGGCAGCCTGTACGGCGACGAAGAGTACCGGAAGCTGACGCGGATGGGCCCCGCCGAGATCGCCCGGTTCATGGAGGAGTCGAGCTACGGCGCGGACATCAACGCGCTCGGCAGTCGCCACGACGGCGTGGATCTGATCGAGTACGCGCTGAACCGCAACCTCGCCGACCAGTTCGACGACATCCTCGACTGGAGCGACGGGTCGCTGTACGGCCTCATCGCCCGGTACCTCCGGAAGTTCGACGCTTGGAACGTGAAGACGGTCATCCGCGGCGCTTACACGAACGCGGATCAGGCGGCCATCGAGGTCGACCTCATCCGCGCCGGCGAGTTCGACGACCGCCGGATTCGGCGCCTGCTCGAGGCCGACTCGATCGACGCTATCGTCGAGGTGCTCGAAGACACCATCTACGGCGATCCGCTCGAAGCGGCGTACGCCGAGTACGAGGAGACGAACGTGTTGGTGCCACTCGAGAACGCCGTCGACCGCGCGTTCTACGAACGGCTCCTGTCGGGACTCGGCGGCAACGAGCCGACCCGCCAGTACGAGGCGTTCCTGAAAGCGGAGGTCGACTTCCGAAACGCCGCGAACGCCCTCCGGCTCGCCCGGTCGGGCGCGGACATCGACCCGGCGGAGTACTTCATCGAGGGCGGCGACCTGTTCACTCGCGGGACGCTCGCGCGGCTCGCGCGCAACCTCGACGACCTCGTGGAGTACATCGGAGACAGCCAGTACGCCGACGAACTCGGTCCCGCGCTGCGCGAACTCGAGGAGGCGGACAGCCTCATCGCGTTCGAGCACGCGACCGACGCCGCCCTGCTGGCGTACGGCGACCAGCTCGGAACGATCCACCCGGTGTCGATCACGCCGATCATCTCGTACATCCTCGCCAAGGAGCGCGAGGTCGAGAACATCCGCGCGATCGCCCGCGGGAAGGAGGCCGGGCTGCCGGTCGACCAGATCGAATCGGAGCTGGTGATAACATGA
- a CDS encoding sulfite exporter TauE/SafE family protein, protein MLSSLTGVLDSSPEMLALFIGFGLVVGLLFGFFGMGGSFLVTPALLMLGYPASVAVGSGMAFVFGTAVIATLKHHDLGQVDYKLGAIMIAGTTVGIEVGRASVFYLEELGLAGGIISVVYVFLLGGIGLMITREALSGDGDGGGIDHEAAADEDLSDYEIPDIAKRIQQTVRIPPMVTLRGDVRVSVWVITAVAFSTGVLSGFLGVGGGFIRMPAMIYAIGVPTPVAVGTDLFEIVFSGGIGSYLYGQSGGVDLGIVAPLLFGSALGARIGSAATAVVDADDIKVYFGGMLLAGSVAVGIGEIGSYLGNETLELVGLVLVIGSAVVVAAAIVFTTLRSLRATRSRASPAAE, encoded by the coding sequence ATGCTCAGTAGCCTCACCGGCGTCCTCGACAGTTCGCCGGAGATGCTGGCGCTTTTCATCGGCTTCGGGCTGGTCGTCGGCCTGCTCTTCGGCTTCTTCGGGATGGGCGGCTCCTTCCTCGTGACGCCCGCGCTGTTGATGTTGGGGTACCCGGCGTCCGTCGCGGTCGGGAGCGGGATGGCGTTCGTCTTCGGAACGGCGGTGATCGCGACGCTGAAACACCACGACCTCGGACAGGTCGACTACAAACTCGGGGCGATCATGATCGCGGGGACGACCGTCGGCATCGAGGTCGGCCGGGCCAGCGTGTTTTACCTGGAGGAGCTCGGCCTCGCCGGCGGGATCATCAGCGTGGTCTACGTGTTCTTACTCGGCGGTATCGGGCTCATGATCACCCGCGAAGCCCTCTCGGGCGACGGCGACGGCGGCGGGATCGACCACGAGGCGGCCGCCGACGAGGACTTAAGCGACTACGAGATTCCCGACATCGCAAAGCGGATCCAACAGACCGTTCGGATCCCGCCGATGGTCACGCTCCGCGGCGACGTGCGCGTCTCGGTGTGGGTGATCACGGCCGTCGCCTTCTCGACGGGCGTGCTTTCCGGGTTCTTAGGCGTCGGTGGCGGGTTCATCAGAATGCCGGCGATGATCTACGCGATCGGCGTTCCCACCCCGGTCGCCGTCGGGACCGACCTCTTCGAGATCGTCTTCTCGGGCGGGATCGGTAGCTACCTCTACGGACAGAGCGGCGGCGTCGACCTCGGCATCGTCGCTCCGCTGTTGTTCGGCAGCGCGCTCGGCGCCCGGATCGGCTCCGCGGCGACCGCCGTCGTCGACGCCGACGACATCAAGGTGTACTTCGGCGGGATGCTCCTCGCCGGATCCGTCGCGGTCGGCATCGGCGAAATCGGGTCGTACCTCGGCAACGAGACGCTGGAGCTGGTCGGACTCGTCTTGGTGATCGGCTCCGCGGTCGTCGTGGCTGCAGCGATCGTCTTCACCACGCTGCGGTCGCTCCGGGCGACCCGCAGTCGCGCGTCCCCGGCGGCAGAGTAG